A single region of the Syngnathoides biaculeatus isolate LvHL_M chromosome 17, ASM1980259v1, whole genome shotgun sequence genome encodes:
- the cabp1b gene encoding calcium-binding protein 1b isoform X2 gives MGNSVKSLKIFTKKDRELRPEEMDELREAFKEFDKDKDGFIGCKDLGNCMRTMGYMPTEMELIELSQQINMNLGGHVDFEDFVELMGPKLLAETADMIGVKELRDAFKEFDTNGDGQISTAELREAMKKLLGQQVGHRDLEDILRDIDLNGDGHVDFEEFVRMMSR, from the exons GACCGAGAGCTGCGGCCGGAAGAAATGGATG AGCTGCGTGAGGCGTTCAAGGAGTTCGACAAGGACAAAGACGGCTTCATCGGGTGCAAAGACTTGGGCAATTGCATGAGGACGATGGGGTACATGCCCACAGAGATGGAGCTGATCGAACTTAGCCAGCAGATCAACATGAATC TGGGCGGACATGTTGACTTTGAGGACTTTGTTGAGCTGATGGGGCCCAAACTTCTAGCTGAGACCGCAGACATGATCGGCGTGAAGGAGCTGCGTGATGCTTTCAAGGAG TTTGACACCAATGGCGACGGTCAGATCAGCACAGCAGAACTCAGAGAAGCAATGAAAAAGCTTTTAGGACAACAG gtgGGTCACAGAGATCTGGAAGACATTTTACGCGACATAGACCTCAACGGAGATGGACATGTGGATTTCGAAG AATTTGTGCGGATGATGTCTCGGTGA
- the cabp1b gene encoding calcium-binding protein 1b isoform X3, whose protein sequence is MHNVLGPACIFLRKGFAESRQDRELRPEEMDELREAFKEFDKDKDGFIGCKDLGNCMRTMGYMPTEMELIELSQQINMNLGGHVDFEDFVELMGPKLLAETADMIGVKELRDAFKEFDTNGDGQISTAELREAMKKLLGQQVGHRDLEDILRDIDLNGDGHVDFEEFVRMMSR, encoded by the exons ATGCACAACGTACTGGGGCCCGCGTGCATCTTTCTACGCAAGGGCTTCGCCGAGAGCCGGCAG GACCGAGAGCTGCGGCCGGAAGAAATGGATG AGCTGCGTGAGGCGTTCAAGGAGTTCGACAAGGACAAAGACGGCTTCATCGGGTGCAAAGACTTGGGCAATTGCATGAGGACGATGGGGTACATGCCCACAGAGATGGAGCTGATCGAACTTAGCCAGCAGATCAACATGAATC TGGGCGGACATGTTGACTTTGAGGACTTTGTTGAGCTGATGGGGCCCAAACTTCTAGCTGAGACCGCAGACATGATCGGCGTGAAGGAGCTGCGTGATGCTTTCAAGGAG TTTGACACCAATGGCGACGGTCAGATCAGCACAGCAGAACTCAGAGAAGCAATGAAAAAGCTTTTAGGACAACAG gtgGGTCACAGAGATCTGGAAGACATTTTACGCGACATAGACCTCAACGGAGATGGACATGTGGATTTCGAAG AATTTGTGCGGATGATGTCTCGGTGA